The following are encoded in a window of Pygocentrus nattereri isolate fPygNat1 chromosome 5, fPygNat1.pri, whole genome shotgun sequence genomic DNA:
- the LOC108443736 gene encoding sorbin and SH3 domain-containing protein 1 isoform X1, translating to MKSSPDLMPTELDPTRVCKGKGAVTLRATLVHIDDEDCIPQESATNPVKCGWLEAVNGDATETNLAEEELKGIRTNLNSAQVNKAPKQVECPESSDQSHLSSSSDPPSALTSAVRGSSSYPPTSSVNPTIVLLQHSGDAAVEQSRVCDQSSTQNQLRPQPEGPNSPSGQMEGKRMRMTMHSPCPAPPEKPIVPVRNTEKSKDWYKNMFKQIHRVPEAVEENPYRPTYIFPESNDRPLKTRDESPSHGVDGRSVPRSKSAVDMGTSQSGRRVPVPTRTSSLRPERSEWEPPDKKVDTRKYRAEPRSIFDYEPGKSSVLRVERPDLSPEDVDLENEPWYRFFSEMEFGKASAPSFSPLETPSDLQQYSACKASAGVAGKEGGPASTEHAAPECDRHIYKSVLEGGDIPLQGLRALNKRHPSTSSKVDYKGGNGCMISPCSFVNSRSVLASNALGNQNKSKKSLSAAKACIPQILPSKFKPKLSSSADEGQERRAEPASRPKAHSCEDLHQEPCSVLGNGDATDSDHGLASHSKASNCLPESRTSPKNGPLSVALRSTAEFSALYRNMHHIQRPSSLGSSPHGSVRSLASLFEKPGDELSGPERSGNVPRDAVTFRVMEFERIIQRSSTAPTRSASMPTLPSGPSPAHSPAPGSCFLQSALSAESLVVPGPTQTDDCPLVPVEDKLSGEEASFSGGEAVECMDPSNQNHTSRTDSHSHTDGKGAELENSCVQSAAAENTLSGPSVASTPTSEHHHHHHHHDHLPFHPLHLKPSKCKGSCPASYTRFTTIRRHERQQASSIFVPERRATPPTNLLLMGPAPFSLRRTLHTHQAKKTLSATKALAGDMADGRIFSSRPKPVIPQRLSSLEVLERLSNGDSSPCQGREAHQLTDGECSDANKNHCGDSESSHPLSQGDQGESTDEVVRRRYGDKEKILEEQRRLKREQEEADIASRRHAGLVLTHQQFITNDRFGDLLTISDTEKRKSGPERTPALALFNFKAETVKELPFQKGDIVYIYRQVDQNWYEGEHHGRVGIFPRNYVELLPPTEKAQPKKSAPVQVLEYGEALARFNFTGDTAVEMSFRKGERITLIRRVDENWYEGKISGTNRQGIFPVTYVEVHKRPRVKNGVDYPDPPISHSPHRSTNASPQPPRNRLTTSPLPLPRPPSRSVSPEVHAVSSEWISLTVEGVSCSPPAAPTPPLPPLPSGTYRLGEYLPPSHSASPVPPITSSPYYVSPAASPSTSPLPPPYPPRPSSATPFLTFTPPQGEDFLLCPPSPRLSRSLSPCKGAGLEGWLGGGGSSRLEHELQQGERVELDRVGGLHKAPCSWSNSPAEPLKNEGDYHERSSRSPVMLFDIQDNNMNANSFTEAVCNEIMNIAETSVRYCSTLSRPLDSAHRLMPLLSKHSLIISQQPQSQSSSPEPGRLSCGIFQALYSYVPQNDDELELQEGDLVNVMEKCDDGWFVGTSKRTKQFGTFPGNYVKAVHL from the exons ATGAAGAGCTCCCCTGACCTTATGCCCACTG AGTTGGATCCCACGCGTGTGTGTAAGGGGAAGGGTGCTGTAACCCTGAGAGCCACACTAGTCCACATTGACGATGAAGACTGTATCCCCCAAGAGTCAGCCACAAACCCAGTCAAGT GTGGGTGGCTTGAGGCAGTCAACGGAGATGCCACAGAAACCAATTTGGCAGAGGAAGAGCTAAAAGGCATCAGAACTAATTTAAATTCAGCGCAGGTCAATAAGGCTCCAAAACAG GTTGAGTGTCCTGAAAGCTCGGATCAGTCTCACCTTTCCTCCAGCTCAGATCCTCCGAGTGCTCTCACATCAGCAGTCAGGGGGTCTTCCTCATACCCACCCACCAGCAGCGTAAACCCAACCATCGTGCTGCTGCAGCACAGCGGAG ACGCTGCAGTGGAGCAGAGCAGAGTGTGTGATCAGAGCTCCACTCAGAACCAGCTCAGGCCACAACCTGAAGGCCCTAACAGCCCCTCCGGCCAGATGGAGGGCAAGAGAATGAGGATGACCATGCACTCACCGTGCCCTGCCCCACCAGAGAAGCCTATAGTCCCTGTACGG AATACAGAGAAGTCCAAGGACTGGTACAAAAACATGTTCAAACAAATCCACAGAGTCCCAG AGGCTGTTGAGGAAAACCCATACCGTCCCACCTACATATTCCCTGAGAGCAATGACAGGCCACTGAAAACCAGAG ATGAAAGCCCTTCACATGGTGTTGATG GACGAAGTGTTCCACGGTCTAAAAGTGCAGTGGATATGGGCACTTCCCAATCAGGCCGAAGGGTCCCTGTGCCAACTCGAACGTCTTCGCTGCGGCCAGAGAG GAGTGAGTGGGAGCCCCCTGACAAGAAAGTAGACACCAGGAAGTACCGGGCCGAGCCCAGAAGCATATTCGACTACGAGCCGGGGAAGTCTTCCGTCCTGAGGGTGGAGAGACCG GACTTAAGCCCCGAAGATGTAGATTTAGAGAATGAACCATGGTATAGATTCTTTTCAGAGATGGAGTTTGGCAAAGCG AGTGCCCCCTCTTTCAGCCCCTTGGAAACACCCTCCGACCTGCAGCAATA CTCGGCCTGCAAAGCAAGTGCTGGTGTGGCGGGGAAGGAGGGCGGCCCGGCTTCCACTGAGCATGCGGCCCCAGAATGCGACCGGCACATTTACAAGAGTGTCCTGGAGGGCGGCGACATCCCACTGCAGGGCCTGCGTGCGCTTAACAAACGCCATCCCAGCACTTCCTCTAAAG TGGATTATAAAGGTGGGAATGGCTGTATGATTTCACCATGCTCCTTTGTAAATAGTCGCTCAGTTCTTGCCAGTAACGCACTAGGTAATCAGAATAAGAGTAAAAAGTCTCTGTCTGCTGCCAAAGCCTGCATCCCTCAAATCCTTCCCTCCAAGTTCAAGCCTAAGCTTTCTTCTTCTGCTGATGAGGGCCAGGAAAGGAGGGCTGAGCCTGCATCTCGGCCAAAAGCGCACAGCTGCGAGGATCTGCACCAGGAGCCCTGCAGTGTATTGGGCAACGGTGATGCAACAGACAGTGATCATGGGTTAGCTTCTCACTCCAAAGCCTCCAACTGTTTGCCTGAGAGCAGGACATCTCCGAAAAATGGTCCTCTCAGTGTTGCTCTGAGGAGCACAGCGGAGTTCTCTGCCCTGTACAGGAACATGCACCACATCCAAAGGCCCAGCTCACTGGGCTCCAGCCCACATGGCAGCGTCCGCAGCCTGGCCTCTCTCTTTGAGAAGCCGGGGGACGAGCTCAGTGGTCCGGAGCGGTCAGGAAACGTTCCACGGGATGCTGTGACATTTCGGGTGATGGAGTTTGAACGCATCATTCAGCGCTCCAGTACGGCACCCACTCGCTCTGCCTCCATGCCCACCCTACCCAGTGGCCCAAGCCCAGCCCACAGTCCAGCCCCTGGATCCTGCTTCCTCCAGTCGGCTCTCTCTGCTGAGTCTTTGGTCGTGCCAGGGCCGACACAAACAGATGACTGTCCGCTAGTGCCTGTAGAGGACAAATTGTCCGGAGAGGAAGCTTCTTTCTCAGGTGGAGAAGCAGTAGAATGCATGGACCCCTCTAATCAGAACCATACCTCAAGAACtgactcacactctcacacagatgGCAAAGGAGCAGAACTGGAAAACAgctgtgttcaaagtgctgcagCTGAGAATACTTTAAGTGGTCCGTCAGTGGCCAGCACCCCAACATCAGagcaccatcatcaccaccatcatcatgaCCATCTTCCCTTCCACCCTCTCCACCTCAAACCCAGTAAGTGTAAAGGCTCCTGTCCTGCCTCCTACACCCGCTTCACCACCATCCGCAGGCATGAGCGCCAGCAAGCCAGCAGTATCTTTGTCCCGGAAAGAAGAGCAACCCCTCCCACAAACTTATTATTGATGGGCCCAGCACCGTTTTCCTTACGTAGAACGCTGCACACTCACCAGGCCAAAAAGACTCTCTCAGCCACCAAAGCCCTGGCCGGAGACATGGCAGATGGTCGAATCTTCTCGTCCAGGCCCAAGCCTGTTATCCCTCAACGTCTTTCTTCTCTGGAGGTCCTGGAGAGGCTCAGTAACGGCGATAGCTCGCCGTGCCAAGGGAGGGAAGCCCATCAGCTCACGGACGGGGAATGCTCAGACGCCAATAAAAACCACTGTGGAG ATTCCGAATCCTCACACCCATTAAGTCAAGGAGACCAGGGAGAAAGCACAGATGAGGTGGTCCGCAGACGCTATGGAGACAAAGAG AAAATTCTAGAGGAGCAGAGGCGCCTGAAGCGAGAGCAGGAAGAAGCGGATATAGCATCCCGGAGACACGCAGGCCTGGTGCTGACCCATCAGCAGTTCATCACCAATGACCGCTTTGGGGACCTGCTTACCATCAGTgacacagagaaaaggaaatctGGACCAGAG AGAACACCTGCCTTGGCCCTGTTTAACTTCAAAGCAGAGACTGTAAA AGAGCTGCCATTTCAAAAGGGAGATATTGTGTACATCTATCGGCAAGTGGATCAGAACTGGTATGAAGGAGAGCATCATGGTAGAGTTGGAATCTTCCCTCGCAACTACGTTGAG CTTCTGCCCCCTACAGAAAAAGCACAGCCCAAGAAGAGCGCTCCCGTTCAAGTGCTGGAGTATGGAGAGGCCCTCGCCCGCTTTAATTTCACTGGTGACACTGCTGTTGAGATGTCTTTCAGAAAg GGAGAGCGCATCACATTGATTCGTAGGGTGGATGAGAATTGGTATGAGGGCAAAATCTCAGGCACCAACCGGCAAGGCATCTTCCCCGTCACTTACGTAGAGGTGCACAAAAGACCTCGTGTTAAAAATGGAGTGGACTATCCTGACCCTCCCATTAGCCATTCCCCTCATCGCAGCACTAATGCCTCGCCACAG CCGCCCCGTAATCGTCTCACCACCTCTCCCCTGCCCCTTCCCCGCCCTCCTTCCCGTTCTGTGTCACCTGAGGTCCATGCCGTGTCCAGCGAGTGGATCTCTCTCACTGTGGAGGGGGTGAGCTGCAGCCCCCCAGCCGCCCCCACACCTCCACTCCCGCCCCTACCCAGCGGCACTTACCGCCTGGGCGAGTATCTGCCGCCATCCCACTCTGCCAGCCCTGTGCCTCCGATCACCAGCAGTCCCTACTACGTCTCCCCTGCAGCCTCGCCGTCCACCTCGCCCCTGCCCCCACCCTATCCACCAAGGCCTAGCTCAGCCACTCCTTTCCTCACCTTCACCCCGCCGCAGGGCGAGGACTTCCTTCTATGCCCCCCCTCGCCCCGCCTGTCCCGAAGCCTGAGTCCATGCAAAGGTGCTGGCCTGGAGGGTTGGCTGGGTGGTGGGGGTAGCAGCAGGCTGGAGCACGAGCTGCAGCAGGGGGAAAGGGTGGAGCTAGACAGGGTTGGCGGCCTCCACAAGGCTCCATGCAGCTGGAGCAATAGCCCAGCAGAG CCTCTGAAGAATGAAGGAGACTACCATGAGCGATCCTCAAGAAGTCCGGTCATGTTATTCGACATCCAGGATAACAACATGAATGCCAACTCATTCACG GAGGCAGTGTGTAATGAGATCATGAATATAGCAGAGACCTCAGTGAGGTACTGCAGCACTTTGTCCCGTCCATTAGACTCCGCCCACAGACTGATGCCCCTCCTCAGTAAACACTCTCTCATCATTTCCCAGCAACCCCAGTCACAAAGTAGCAGTCCTGAACCTGGACGCCTGAGCTGCGGCAT ATTCCAGGCCCTGTACAGCTACGTGCCACAGAATGACGATGAGCTGGAGCTGCAGGAGGGAGACCTTGTGAACGTCATGGAGAAATGCGATGACGGCTGGTTTGTCG GTACATCCAAGAGGACTAAACAGTTCGGCACTTTCCCAGGGAACTACGTGAAAGCCGTTCATTTGTAA
- the LOC108443736 gene encoding sorbin and SH3 domain-containing protein 1 isoform X2 — MKSSPDLMPTELDPTRVCKGKGAVTLRATLVHIDDEDCIPQESATNPVKCGWLEAVNGDATETNLAEEELKGIRTNLNSAQVNKAPKQVECPESSDQSHLSSSSDPPSALTSAVRGSSSYPPTSSVNPTIVLLQHSGDAAVEQSRVCDQSSTQNQLRPQPEGPNSPSGQMEGKRMRMTMHSPCPAPPEKPIVPVRNTEKSKDWYKNMFKQIHRVPEAVEENPYRPTYIFPESNDRPLKTRDESPSHGVDGRSVPRSKSAVDMGTSQSGRRVPVPTRTSSLRPERSEWEPPDKKVDTRKYRAEPRSIFDYEPGKSSVLRVERPSAPSFSPLETPSDLQQYSACKASAGVAGKEGGPASTEHAAPECDRHIYKSVLEGGDIPLQGLRALNKRHPSTSSKVDYKGGNGCMISPCSFVNSRSVLASNALGNQNKSKKSLSAAKACIPQILPSKFKPKLSSSADEGQERRAEPASRPKAHSCEDLHQEPCSVLGNGDATDSDHGLASHSKASNCLPESRTSPKNGPLSVALRSTAEFSALYRNMHHIQRPSSLGSSPHGSVRSLASLFEKPGDELSGPERSGNVPRDAVTFRVMEFERIIQRSSTAPTRSASMPTLPSGPSPAHSPAPGSCFLQSALSAESLVVPGPTQTDDCPLVPVEDKLSGEEASFSGGEAVECMDPSNQNHTSRTDSHSHTDGKGAELENSCVQSAAAENTLSGPSVASTPTSEHHHHHHHHDHLPFHPLHLKPSKCKGSCPASYTRFTTIRRHERQQASSIFVPERRATPPTNLLLMGPAPFSLRRTLHTHQAKKTLSATKALAGDMADGRIFSSRPKPVIPQRLSSLEVLERLSNGDSSPCQGREAHQLTDGECSDANKNHCGDSESSHPLSQGDQGESTDEVVRRRYGDKEKILEEQRRLKREQEEADIASRRHAGLVLTHQQFITNDRFGDLLTISDTEKRKSGPERTPALALFNFKAETVKELPFQKGDIVYIYRQVDQNWYEGEHHGRVGIFPRNYVELLPPTEKAQPKKSAPVQVLEYGEALARFNFTGDTAVEMSFRKGERITLIRRVDENWYEGKISGTNRQGIFPVTYVEVHKRPRVKNGVDYPDPPISHSPHRSTNASPQPPRNRLTTSPLPLPRPPSRSVSPEVHAVSSEWISLTVEGVSCSPPAAPTPPLPPLPSGTYRLGEYLPPSHSASPVPPITSSPYYVSPAASPSTSPLPPPYPPRPSSATPFLTFTPPQGEDFLLCPPSPRLSRSLSPCKGAGLEGWLGGGGSSRLEHELQQGERVELDRVGGLHKAPCSWSNSPAEPLKNEGDYHERSSRSPVMLFDIQDNNMNANSFTEAVCNEIMNIAETSVRYCSTLSRPLDSAHRLMPLLSKHSLIISQQPQSQSSSPEPGRLSCGIFQALYSYVPQNDDELELQEGDLVNVMEKCDDGWFVGTSKRTKQFGTFPGNYVKAVHL; from the exons ATGAAGAGCTCCCCTGACCTTATGCCCACTG AGTTGGATCCCACGCGTGTGTGTAAGGGGAAGGGTGCTGTAACCCTGAGAGCCACACTAGTCCACATTGACGATGAAGACTGTATCCCCCAAGAGTCAGCCACAAACCCAGTCAAGT GTGGGTGGCTTGAGGCAGTCAACGGAGATGCCACAGAAACCAATTTGGCAGAGGAAGAGCTAAAAGGCATCAGAACTAATTTAAATTCAGCGCAGGTCAATAAGGCTCCAAAACAG GTTGAGTGTCCTGAAAGCTCGGATCAGTCTCACCTTTCCTCCAGCTCAGATCCTCCGAGTGCTCTCACATCAGCAGTCAGGGGGTCTTCCTCATACCCACCCACCAGCAGCGTAAACCCAACCATCGTGCTGCTGCAGCACAGCGGAG ACGCTGCAGTGGAGCAGAGCAGAGTGTGTGATCAGAGCTCCACTCAGAACCAGCTCAGGCCACAACCTGAAGGCCCTAACAGCCCCTCCGGCCAGATGGAGGGCAAGAGAATGAGGATGACCATGCACTCACCGTGCCCTGCCCCACCAGAGAAGCCTATAGTCCCTGTACGG AATACAGAGAAGTCCAAGGACTGGTACAAAAACATGTTCAAACAAATCCACAGAGTCCCAG AGGCTGTTGAGGAAAACCCATACCGTCCCACCTACATATTCCCTGAGAGCAATGACAGGCCACTGAAAACCAGAG ATGAAAGCCCTTCACATGGTGTTGATG GACGAAGTGTTCCACGGTCTAAAAGTGCAGTGGATATGGGCACTTCCCAATCAGGCCGAAGGGTCCCTGTGCCAACTCGAACGTCTTCGCTGCGGCCAGAGAG GAGTGAGTGGGAGCCCCCTGACAAGAAAGTAGACACCAGGAAGTACCGGGCCGAGCCCAGAAGCATATTCGACTACGAGCCGGGGAAGTCTTCCGTCCTGAGGGTGGAGAGACCG AGTGCCCCCTCTTTCAGCCCCTTGGAAACACCCTCCGACCTGCAGCAATA CTCGGCCTGCAAAGCAAGTGCTGGTGTGGCGGGGAAGGAGGGCGGCCCGGCTTCCACTGAGCATGCGGCCCCAGAATGCGACCGGCACATTTACAAGAGTGTCCTGGAGGGCGGCGACATCCCACTGCAGGGCCTGCGTGCGCTTAACAAACGCCATCCCAGCACTTCCTCTAAAG TGGATTATAAAGGTGGGAATGGCTGTATGATTTCACCATGCTCCTTTGTAAATAGTCGCTCAGTTCTTGCCAGTAACGCACTAGGTAATCAGAATAAGAGTAAAAAGTCTCTGTCTGCTGCCAAAGCCTGCATCCCTCAAATCCTTCCCTCCAAGTTCAAGCCTAAGCTTTCTTCTTCTGCTGATGAGGGCCAGGAAAGGAGGGCTGAGCCTGCATCTCGGCCAAAAGCGCACAGCTGCGAGGATCTGCACCAGGAGCCCTGCAGTGTATTGGGCAACGGTGATGCAACAGACAGTGATCATGGGTTAGCTTCTCACTCCAAAGCCTCCAACTGTTTGCCTGAGAGCAGGACATCTCCGAAAAATGGTCCTCTCAGTGTTGCTCTGAGGAGCACAGCGGAGTTCTCTGCCCTGTACAGGAACATGCACCACATCCAAAGGCCCAGCTCACTGGGCTCCAGCCCACATGGCAGCGTCCGCAGCCTGGCCTCTCTCTTTGAGAAGCCGGGGGACGAGCTCAGTGGTCCGGAGCGGTCAGGAAACGTTCCACGGGATGCTGTGACATTTCGGGTGATGGAGTTTGAACGCATCATTCAGCGCTCCAGTACGGCACCCACTCGCTCTGCCTCCATGCCCACCCTACCCAGTGGCCCAAGCCCAGCCCACAGTCCAGCCCCTGGATCCTGCTTCCTCCAGTCGGCTCTCTCTGCTGAGTCTTTGGTCGTGCCAGGGCCGACACAAACAGATGACTGTCCGCTAGTGCCTGTAGAGGACAAATTGTCCGGAGAGGAAGCTTCTTTCTCAGGTGGAGAAGCAGTAGAATGCATGGACCCCTCTAATCAGAACCATACCTCAAGAACtgactcacactctcacacagatgGCAAAGGAGCAGAACTGGAAAACAgctgtgttcaaagtgctgcagCTGAGAATACTTTAAGTGGTCCGTCAGTGGCCAGCACCCCAACATCAGagcaccatcatcaccaccatcatcatgaCCATCTTCCCTTCCACCCTCTCCACCTCAAACCCAGTAAGTGTAAAGGCTCCTGTCCTGCCTCCTACACCCGCTTCACCACCATCCGCAGGCATGAGCGCCAGCAAGCCAGCAGTATCTTTGTCCCGGAAAGAAGAGCAACCCCTCCCACAAACTTATTATTGATGGGCCCAGCACCGTTTTCCTTACGTAGAACGCTGCACACTCACCAGGCCAAAAAGACTCTCTCAGCCACCAAAGCCCTGGCCGGAGACATGGCAGATGGTCGAATCTTCTCGTCCAGGCCCAAGCCTGTTATCCCTCAACGTCTTTCTTCTCTGGAGGTCCTGGAGAGGCTCAGTAACGGCGATAGCTCGCCGTGCCAAGGGAGGGAAGCCCATCAGCTCACGGACGGGGAATGCTCAGACGCCAATAAAAACCACTGTGGAG ATTCCGAATCCTCACACCCATTAAGTCAAGGAGACCAGGGAGAAAGCACAGATGAGGTGGTCCGCAGACGCTATGGAGACAAAGAG AAAATTCTAGAGGAGCAGAGGCGCCTGAAGCGAGAGCAGGAAGAAGCGGATATAGCATCCCGGAGACACGCAGGCCTGGTGCTGACCCATCAGCAGTTCATCACCAATGACCGCTTTGGGGACCTGCTTACCATCAGTgacacagagaaaaggaaatctGGACCAGAG AGAACACCTGCCTTGGCCCTGTTTAACTTCAAAGCAGAGACTGTAAA AGAGCTGCCATTTCAAAAGGGAGATATTGTGTACATCTATCGGCAAGTGGATCAGAACTGGTATGAAGGAGAGCATCATGGTAGAGTTGGAATCTTCCCTCGCAACTACGTTGAG CTTCTGCCCCCTACAGAAAAAGCACAGCCCAAGAAGAGCGCTCCCGTTCAAGTGCTGGAGTATGGAGAGGCCCTCGCCCGCTTTAATTTCACTGGTGACACTGCTGTTGAGATGTCTTTCAGAAAg GGAGAGCGCATCACATTGATTCGTAGGGTGGATGAGAATTGGTATGAGGGCAAAATCTCAGGCACCAACCGGCAAGGCATCTTCCCCGTCACTTACGTAGAGGTGCACAAAAGACCTCGTGTTAAAAATGGAGTGGACTATCCTGACCCTCCCATTAGCCATTCCCCTCATCGCAGCACTAATGCCTCGCCACAG CCGCCCCGTAATCGTCTCACCACCTCTCCCCTGCCCCTTCCCCGCCCTCCTTCCCGTTCTGTGTCACCTGAGGTCCATGCCGTGTCCAGCGAGTGGATCTCTCTCACTGTGGAGGGGGTGAGCTGCAGCCCCCCAGCCGCCCCCACACCTCCACTCCCGCCCCTACCCAGCGGCACTTACCGCCTGGGCGAGTATCTGCCGCCATCCCACTCTGCCAGCCCTGTGCCTCCGATCACCAGCAGTCCCTACTACGTCTCCCCTGCAGCCTCGCCGTCCACCTCGCCCCTGCCCCCACCCTATCCACCAAGGCCTAGCTCAGCCACTCCTTTCCTCACCTTCACCCCGCCGCAGGGCGAGGACTTCCTTCTATGCCCCCCCTCGCCCCGCCTGTCCCGAAGCCTGAGTCCATGCAAAGGTGCTGGCCTGGAGGGTTGGCTGGGTGGTGGGGGTAGCAGCAGGCTGGAGCACGAGCTGCAGCAGGGGGAAAGGGTGGAGCTAGACAGGGTTGGCGGCCTCCACAAGGCTCCATGCAGCTGGAGCAATAGCCCAGCAGAG CCTCTGAAGAATGAAGGAGACTACCATGAGCGATCCTCAAGAAGTCCGGTCATGTTATTCGACATCCAGGATAACAACATGAATGCCAACTCATTCACG GAGGCAGTGTGTAATGAGATCATGAATATAGCAGAGACCTCAGTGAGGTACTGCAGCACTTTGTCCCGTCCATTAGACTCCGCCCACAGACTGATGCCCCTCCTCAGTAAACACTCTCTCATCATTTCCCAGCAACCCCAGTCACAAAGTAGCAGTCCTGAACCTGGACGCCTGAGCTGCGGCAT ATTCCAGGCCCTGTACAGCTACGTGCCACAGAATGACGATGAGCTGGAGCTGCAGGAGGGAGACCTTGTGAACGTCATGGAGAAATGCGATGACGGCTGGTTTGTCG GTACATCCAAGAGGACTAAACAGTTCGGCACTTTCCCAGGGAACTACGTGAAAGCCGTTCATTTGTAA